A genomic region of Streptomyces sp. NBC_00247 contains the following coding sequences:
- a CDS encoding YqgE/AlgH family protein, with translation MTEVSSLTGRLLVATPALADPNFDRAVVLLLDHDQEGSLGVILNRPTPVEVGDILEPWAGLSGAPDVVFQGGPVSLDSALGVAVIPGDEGPLGWRRVHGAIGLVDLEAPPQLLAAALGSLRIFAGYAGWGPGQLEAELEGGAWYVVDSEPGDVASPQPEKLWRAVLRRQRSELAMIATYPDDPSLN, from the coding sequence ATGACCGAGGTGTCCTCCCTCACAGGCCGGCTGCTGGTGGCCACACCCGCGCTCGCGGACCCGAACTTCGACCGCGCGGTGGTGCTCCTCCTCGACCACGACCAGGAGGGCTCGCTCGGCGTGATCCTCAACCGCCCCACCCCGGTGGAGGTCGGCGACATCCTCGAACCCTGGGCCGGCCTCTCGGGCGCGCCGGACGTCGTCTTCCAGGGCGGACCGGTGTCGCTGGACTCCGCCCTCGGCGTGGCCGTCATCCCCGGCGACGAGGGCCCGCTCGGCTGGCGGCGGGTGCACGGCGCGATCGGCCTGGTCGACCTGGAGGCCCCGCCGCAACTCCTCGCGGCGGCCCTCGGCTCGCTGCGGATCTTCGCCGGATACGCCGGCTGGGGCCCCGGCCAACTGGAGGCCGAGCTGGAGGGAGGCGCCTGGTACGTGGTCGATTCGGAGCCCGGCGACGTCGCCTCCCCGCAGCCGGAGAAACTCTGGCGTGCCGTCCTGCGACGCCAGCGCAGCGAACTGGCCATGATCGCCACGTATCCCGACGACCCTTCGCTGAACTGA
- the murA gene encoding UDP-N-acetylglucosamine 1-carboxyvinyltransferase codes for MTGTDDVLLVHGGTPLEGEIRVRGAKNLVPKAMVAALLGSGPSRLRNVPDIRDVRVVRGLLQLHGVTVRPGEEPGELVLDPTHVESANVADIDAHAGSSRIPILFCGPLLHRLGHAFIPGLGGCDIGGRPIDFHFDVLRRFGATIEKRADGQYLEAPQRLRGTKIRLPYPSVGSTEQVLLTAVLAEGVTELSNAAVEPEIEDLICVLQKMGAIISMDTDRTIRITGVDKLDGYTHRAIPDRLEAASWASAALATGGNIYVRGAQQRSMMTFLNTFRRVGGAFEIDDEGIRFWHPGGPLKAIALETDVHPGFQTDWQQPLVVALTQATGLSIVHETVYESRLGFTSALNQMGAHIQLYRECLGGSDCRFGQRNFLHSAVVSGPTKLQGADLVIPDLRGGFSYLIAALAAEGTSRVHGIDLINRGYENFMEKLEKLGAKVELPGGALV; via the coding sequence ATGACCGGCACAGACGATGTCCTGCTTGTCCACGGCGGCACCCCGCTGGAGGGCGAAATCCGCGTCCGAGGCGCCAAGAACCTGGTGCCCAAGGCAATGGTCGCCGCTCTGCTCGGCAGCGGTCCCAGCAGGCTGCGCAACGTTCCCGACATCCGTGACGTGCGGGTCGTCCGGGGTCTGCTGCAGCTGCACGGCGTGACGGTGCGCCCGGGTGAGGAGCCGGGCGAGCTGGTCCTGGACCCGACGCACGTCGAGAGCGCCAATGTCGCCGACATCGACGCGCACGCGGGTTCGTCCCGCATCCCGATCCTCTTCTGCGGTCCGCTGCTCCACCGCCTCGGCCACGCCTTCATCCCCGGTCTCGGCGGCTGCGACATCGGCGGCCGGCCCATCGACTTCCACTTCGACGTGTTGCGCCGCTTCGGCGCGACGATCGAGAAGCGGGCGGACGGGCAGTACCTGGAGGCCCCGCAGCGGCTGCGCGGTACGAAGATCCGGCTGCCGTACCCCTCGGTGGGCTCCACCGAGCAGGTGCTGCTGACGGCGGTGCTCGCCGAGGGTGTCACCGAGCTGTCCAACGCGGCCGTGGAACCGGAGATCGAGGACCTCATCTGCGTACTGCAGAAGATGGGCGCGATCATCTCCATGGACACCGACCGGACCATCCGGATCACCGGTGTCGACAAGCTCGACGGGTACACCCACCGGGCGATCCCGGACCGCCTGGAGGCGGCTTCCTGGGCGTCGGCGGCGCTCGCGACCGGGGGCAACATCTACGTGCGCGGCGCCCAGCAGCGTTCGATGATGACCTTCCTCAACACCTTCCGCCGGGTCGGCGGTGCCTTCGAGATCGACGACGAGGGCATCCGCTTCTGGCACCCGGGCGGCCCGCTGAAGGCCATCGCGCTGGAGACGGACGTCCACCCGGGCTTCCAGACCGACTGGCAGCAGCCGCTGGTGGTGGCGCTGACGCAGGCGACCGGCCTGTCCATCGTCCACGAGACGGTGTACGAGTCCCGGCTCGGCTTCACCTCGGCGCTCAACCAGATGGGTGCGCACATCCAGCTGTACCGCGAGTGCCTGGGCGGCTCCGACTGCCGCTTCGGCCAGCGCAACTTCCTGCACTCCGCGGTCGTCTCCGGCCCGACGAAGCTCCAGGGCGCGGATCTGGTCATCCCCGACCTGCGCGGCGGCTTCTCGTACCTGATCGCGGCGCTGGCGGCCGAGGGCACCTCGCGGGTCCACGGCATCGACCTGATCAACCGGGGCTACGAGAACTTCATGGAGAAGCTCGAAAAGCTCGGCGCCAAGGTCGAGCTGCCCGGCGGCGCGCTGGTCTGA
- a CDS encoding beta-N-acetylhexosaminidase, with protein sequence MHTDTLSPAGIHEPADTVTALGLVPAPARARTRDDAPFVLDAATTLSAGPGTGSTERWLRSTLGAAYGLPLAAGRAGGPGAIELLTDPGLEPEGYRLTAGATTGVRITGGGPAGVFLGAQTLRQLLGPGAFRRAPLAPGARPTVPAVGIEDAPRFAWRGFMLDVARHFTPKDDVLRHLDLLAAHKLNVFHFHLTDDQGWRVEIKRYPRLTETGAWRSRTKYGHRSSDLWDETPYGGFYTQDDIREIVAYAAERHIRVVPEIEIPGHSQAAIAAYPELGNTDVTDTAALTPWDRWGVSTHVLAPTEAVLRFYEGVFEEILALFPAEVSPFVHVGGDECPKDEWKESPAAQARIAELGVGDEDGLQSWFVRHFDRWLTARGRRLIGWDEILEGGLAEGAAVSSWRGYAGGVAAAEAGHDVVMCPVQQVYLDYRQDGGPDEPIPIGYVRTLEDVYRFEPVPPDLSQEAARHVLGTQGNAWTEVMHNRARVDYQVYPRLAALAEVAWSELPAPADRDFAAFATRMEAHYARLDALGVEYRPPGGPLPWQRRPGIGGHPLEGAPPVV encoded by the coding sequence ATGCACACGGACACGCTCAGCCCGGCAGGCATCCACGAGCCCGCCGACACCGTCACCGCCCTCGGCCTCGTACCGGCGCCCGCCCGCGCCCGCACCCGCGATGACGCCCCGTTCGTCCTGGACGCGGCCACCACCCTGTCCGCGGGCCCCGGTACCGGCTCCACCGAGCGGTGGCTGCGGTCCACGCTCGGCGCGGCCTACGGCCTCCCGCTCGCGGCGGGGCGGGCCGGCGGGCCCGGCGCGATCGAGCTGCTGACCGACCCCGGCCTGGAGCCCGAGGGCTACCGGCTGACGGCAGGGGCCACGACCGGCGTACGCATCACGGGCGGCGGCCCCGCCGGAGTCTTCCTCGGCGCCCAGACGCTCCGCCAGCTCCTCGGCCCCGGGGCGTTCCGCCGCGCCCCGCTCGCCCCCGGCGCCCGGCCCACCGTCCCTGCGGTCGGGATCGAGGACGCCCCGCGCTTCGCCTGGCGCGGCTTCATGCTCGACGTCGCCCGCCACTTCACGCCCAAGGACGACGTGCTGCGCCACCTCGACCTGCTGGCCGCGCACAAGCTGAACGTCTTCCACTTCCACCTCACCGACGACCAGGGCTGGCGCGTCGAGATCAAGCGGTACCCGCGTCTCACGGAGACCGGCGCCTGGCGCTCGCGCACCAAGTACGGCCACCGCTCCTCCGACCTCTGGGACGAGACCCCGTACGGCGGCTTCTACACCCAGGACGACATCCGCGAGATCGTCGCGTACGCCGCCGAGCGGCACATCCGGGTCGTCCCCGAGATCGAGATTCCCGGCCACTCGCAGGCCGCCATCGCCGCCTACCCGGAGCTCGGCAACACCGACGTCACCGACACCGCCGCCCTCACGCCGTGGGACCGCTGGGGCGTCAGCACCCATGTGCTCGCCCCCACCGAGGCCGTGCTGCGGTTCTACGAGGGCGTGTTCGAGGAGATCCTGGCACTGTTCCCCGCCGAGGTCTCGCCGTTCGTCCACGTCGGCGGCGACGAGTGCCCCAAGGACGAGTGGAAGGAATCCCCCGCCGCGCAGGCCCGGATCGCGGAACTGGGCGTCGGTGACGAGGACGGCCTCCAGTCCTGGTTCGTCCGCCACTTCGACCGCTGGCTCACCGCCCGGGGCCGCCGGCTCATCGGATGGGACGAGATCCTGGAGGGCGGGCTGGCCGAGGGCGCGGCCGTCTCCTCCTGGCGCGGTTACGCGGGCGGCGTCGCCGCCGCCGAGGCCGGCCACGACGTGGTGATGTGCCCGGTGCAGCAGGTCTACCTCGACTACCGGCAGGACGGCGGTCCGGACGAACCGATCCCCATCGGGTACGTCCGCACCCTGGAGGACGTCTACCGCTTCGAGCCGGTGCCGCCGGACCTCTCCCAGGAGGCCGCCCGGCACGTCCTCGGCACCCAGGGCAACGCCTGGACCGAGGTCATGCACAACCGCGCCCGCGTCGACTACCAGGTCTACCCGCGCCTGGCCGCCCTCGCCGAGGTCGCCTGGTCCGAGCTGCCCGCCCCCGCCGACCGCGACTTCGCCGCCTTCGCCACCCGCATGGAGGCGCACTACGCCCGGCTGGACGCGCTCGGCGTCGAGTACCGCCCGCCGGGCGGCCCGCTGCCGTGGCAGCGCCGCCCCGGAATCGGCGGCCATCCTCTGGAGGGCGCACCCCCGGTCGTGTGA
- a CDS encoding DUF3039 domain-containing protein: MSTLEPERGAGTGTLVEPTPQVSNGDGDHERYAHYVQKDKIMASALEGTPVVALCGKVWVPGRDPKKYPVCPMCKEIYESMGAGGGKDKGGNDKK, from the coding sequence ATGAGCACTCTTGAGCCCGAGCGCGGGGCAGGTACGGGGACCCTCGTAGAGCCGACACCGCAGGTGTCGAACGGCGACGGCGACCACGAGCGCTACGCCCATTACGTCCAGAAGGACAAGATCATGGCGAGCGCCCTGGAGGGCACGCCCGTGGTCGCACTCTGCGGGAAGGTCTGGGTACCGGGGCGCGACCCCAAGAAGTACCCGGTCTGTCCGATGTGCAAGGAGATCTACGAGTCCATGGGCGCCGGCGGCGGCAAGGACAAGGGCGGCAACGACAAGAAGTAG